One genomic region from Haloterrigena gelatinilytica encodes:
- a CDS encoding cobalamin-binding protein: MRIVTTLPSATETVAALGIDPVGVSHECDYPPGVESLPSVTDSRIDADASSSEIDQQVLETADDGGVYDVDTELLEALEPDLIVTQGMCDVCAVDEVVVADAVEEIDADPEILTTDPHSVDDVLNDLERIGRATGREERAREVRADLESRIDAVRERTADASLEPDDRPRVAIFDWTDPVMIAGHWTADLVDWAGGEYGLADAGQRSSPREWAEIRAYDPELIVVAPCGFGLEQTAANASDLTEREGWDDLAAVREGRVWAMDGHHYLNRPGPRLVDTLEALAPIVRPKLFDAETPPVALEEIAVPFEQLTDRLEAEA; the protein is encoded by the coding sequence ATGCGAATCGTCACGACGCTCCCCTCGGCGACCGAAACCGTGGCCGCGCTCGGGATCGACCCCGTCGGCGTCTCCCACGAGTGTGACTACCCGCCCGGCGTCGAGTCGCTGCCGTCGGTGACCGACTCGAGGATCGACGCCGACGCCTCGAGTTCGGAGATCGACCAGCAGGTGCTCGAGACCGCCGACGACGGGGGCGTCTACGACGTCGACACGGAGCTGCTCGAGGCCCTCGAGCCGGACCTGATCGTCACGCAGGGGATGTGTGACGTCTGCGCGGTCGACGAGGTCGTCGTGGCGGACGCCGTCGAAGAGATCGATGCGGACCCGGAGATCCTGACTACGGACCCACACAGCGTCGACGACGTCCTGAACGACCTCGAGCGGATCGGCCGCGCGACGGGTCGCGAGGAACGCGCTCGAGAAGTACGCGCAGACCTCGAGTCCCGGATCGACGCCGTTCGAGAGCGAACCGCCGATGCCAGCCTCGAACCGGACGATCGGCCTCGCGTCGCGATCTTCGACTGGACTGACCCGGTCATGATCGCGGGCCACTGGACCGCCGACCTGGTCGACTGGGCCGGCGGCGAGTACGGACTGGCCGACGCGGGCCAGCGCTCGAGCCCCCGTGAGTGGGCCGAGATCCGCGCGTACGACCCCGAACTGATCGTCGTCGCGCCCTGCGGCTTCGGCCTCGAGCAGACCGCCGCGAACGCGTCGGACCTCACCGAGCGCGAGGGCTGGGACGACCTCGCGGCCGTCCGGGAGGGCCGCGTCTGGGCGATGGACGGCCACCACTACCTGAATCGGCCCGGCCCGCGGCTGGTGGACACTCTCGAGGCGCTGGCCCCGATCGTCCGGCCGAAGCTGTTCGACGCCGAGACGCCGCCCGTCGCGCTCGAGGAGATCGCGGTCCCCTTCGAGCAGTTGACCGATCGACTCGAGGCGGAGGCGTAG
- a CDS encoding desampylase, with protein sequence MTGSDPELVVPAEIRDAILERAREGRPAEICGIFGGDFEPEGQSRVRSQYPAENVAETPRTRYRIDPEEQLEVFERLEDRGEEIVGFYHSHPRGPPRPSATDEAQATWPDRSYLIVSLEPLEIGSWRWREDAAGERFESERLALE encoded by the coding sequence GTGACCGGTTCCGACCCCGAACTCGTCGTTCCCGCCGAGATCCGCGACGCGATCCTCGAGCGCGCCCGCGAGGGCCGACCCGCGGAGATCTGCGGGATCTTCGGCGGCGACTTCGAGCCCGAGGGACAGAGTCGGGTTCGCTCGCAGTATCCCGCCGAAAACGTCGCGGAGACGCCGCGGACGCGGTATCGAATCGATCCCGAGGAGCAACTCGAGGTCTTCGAGCGCCTCGAGGACCGCGGCGAGGAGATCGTCGGTTTCTATCACTCCCATCCCCGCGGACCGCCCCGCCCCAGCGCGACCGACGAGGCGCAGGCGACCTGGCCCGATCGGTCGTATCTGATCGTCTCGCTCGAGCCCCTCGAGATCGGCTCGTGGCGGTGGCGGGAGGATGCTGCTGGCGAGCGGTTCGAGAGCGAACGGCTCGCTCTCGAGTGA
- a CDS encoding sulfatase-like hydrolase/transferase: MADSRPNVLFVLTDQERYDCTAPDGPPVETEALDRLSSEGMRFSRACTPISICTSARASLMTGLFPHGHGMLNNSHEADAIRPNLPAGLPTFSEALAESGYDCSYTGKWHVGRDQTPEDFGFSYLGGSDKHHDDIDEAFREYREERGVPLGEVDLEEELYTGDDPRDPSEGTFVAAKTPVDVAETRAYFLAERTIDAIEDHADGRGENGDGSEGDDPFFHRADFYGPHHPYVVPEPYASMYDPAEIDPPASYAETYDGKPQVHENFHHYRGADGLEWDHWAEATAKYWGFVSLIDDQLERILEALEEHGLTDETVVVHASDHGDFVGNHRQFNKGPLMYDDTYRIPLQVRWPGVVEPGSTCEAPVHLHDLAATFLEIGGVDVPDSFDSRSLVPLLEAGGDPDAAPDDWPDSTFAQYHGDEFGLYTQRMVRTERYKYVYNGPDIDELYDLEADPAELQNLIDHPGYADVREEMRDRLVDWMQETDDPNQGWVPDVLEDVS, translated from the coding sequence ATGGCCGACAGCCGCCCGAACGTTCTGTTCGTTCTCACCGATCAGGAGCGATACGACTGCACGGCGCCCGACGGGCCGCCGGTCGAGACGGAGGCGCTGGATCGACTCTCGAGCGAGGGGATGCGCTTTTCGCGGGCCTGCACCCCGATCAGCATCTGTACGAGCGCCCGCGCCTCGCTCATGACCGGCCTGTTCCCCCACGGCCACGGGATGCTGAACAACAGCCACGAGGCCGACGCGATCCGGCCGAACCTGCCGGCGGGCCTGCCGACGTTCTCGGAAGCGTTGGCCGAGAGCGGCTACGACTGCAGCTACACCGGAAAGTGGCACGTGGGCCGCGACCAGACGCCCGAGGACTTCGGCTTCTCCTATCTCGGCGGCAGCGACAAACACCACGACGACATCGACGAGGCGTTTCGCGAGTACCGCGAGGAACGCGGCGTCCCGCTCGGCGAGGTCGACCTCGAGGAGGAACTCTACACCGGCGACGACCCGCGGGATCCGAGCGAGGGGACGTTCGTCGCGGCGAAGACGCCCGTAGACGTCGCGGAGACCCGCGCCTACTTCCTCGCCGAGCGGACGATCGACGCCATCGAGGACCACGCCGACGGCAGGGGCGAGAACGGAGACGGAAGCGAGGGTGACGACCCATTCTTCCATCGCGCGGACTTCTACGGTCCCCACCACCCCTACGTCGTCCCCGAGCCCTACGCCTCGATGTACGACCCCGCCGAGATCGACCCGCCCGCGAGCTACGCCGAGACCTACGACGGGAAGCCGCAGGTCCACGAGAATTTCCATCACTATCGAGGCGCCGACGGCCTCGAGTGGGACCACTGGGCGGAGGCCACCGCGAAGTACTGGGGGTTCGTCTCGCTGATCGACGATCAACTCGAGCGGATCCTCGAGGCGCTCGAAGAGCACGGCCTGACCGACGAGACGGTCGTCGTCCACGCCTCGGATCACGGCGACTTCGTCGGCAACCACCGCCAGTTCAACAAGGGCCCGCTGATGTACGACGACACCTACCGGATCCCGCTGCAGGTGCGCTGGCCCGGCGTCGTCGAACCGGGATCGACCTGCGAGGCGCCAGTGCATTTGCACGATCTCGCGGCGACCTTCCTCGAAATTGGCGGCGTCGACGTCCCGGACTCGTTCGATTCCCGGAGTCTGGTGCCGCTACTCGAGGCCGGCGGCGATCCGGACGCCGCACCCGACGACTGGCCCGACTCTACCTTCGCCCAGTACCACGGCGACGAGTTCGGCCTCTACACCCAGCGGATGGTCCGCACCGAGCGGTACAAGTACGTCTACAACGGCCCCGACATCGACGAGTTGTACGATCTCGAGGCCGACCCCGCGGAACTGCAGAACCTGATCGATCACCCGGGATACGCGGACGTTCGGGAGGAGATGCGGGATCGACTCGTCGACTGGATGCAGGAGACGGACGATCCGAATCAGGGGTGGGTGCCGGACGTGCTCGAGGACGTCTCGTGA
- a CDS encoding DoxX family protein: MATNEATVQWLGKRQEFDYADGVAGYVMVGIRLIVGYWFLHAGWGKLAAAEPFDAAGYLRHAETPIAPLFEFVAGTPWLLELTNVMIPLGEFLIGLGLVLGALVRLAAFFGGVLMALFYLGNADWANGYVNGDLLGLLMFVLVGVFAAGRLLGVDAYLEETEFVRRRPWLGHLLG, translated from the coding sequence ATGGCAACTAACGAAGCGACCGTGCAGTGGCTGGGGAAGCGACAGGAGTTCGACTACGCCGACGGGGTCGCCGGCTACGTGATGGTGGGGATCCGGCTGATCGTCGGCTACTGGTTCCTCCACGCCGGGTGGGGGAAACTCGCGGCCGCCGAGCCGTTCGACGCGGCGGGCTACCTGCGACACGCCGAGACGCCCATCGCCCCGCTGTTCGAGTTCGTCGCCGGGACGCCCTGGCTGCTCGAGCTCACGAACGTCATGATCCCGCTCGGTGAGTTCCTGATCGGACTGGGACTCGTCCTGGGGGCCCTCGTGCGCCTGGCCGCCTTCTTCGGCGGCGTCCTCATGGCGTTGTTCTACCTGGGCAACGCCGACTGGGCGAACGGCTACGTCAACGGCGACCTGCTCGGACTCCTCATGTTCGTGCTCGTCGGGGTCTTCGCCGCGGGACGGCTCCTCGGCGTCGACGCCTACCTCGAGGAGACCGAGTTCGTCCGACGGCGGCCGTGGCTGGGCCACCTCCTCGGGTGA